From the Candidatus Dadabacteria bacterium genome, the window CATTTTAAGGTTTCCTGAGACTGTGCGTACCAAGAAATTATCACGCAATCCTCCCCGAAAATCAAGTTTCCCACAGGCTCCGGCGATCCCTAGGGGCTTCCTTGAAAACCCGGTCCCGTGTATTTATAATTACCTAAATATTGTAAAAGGCCGCGAAGCTACGTGGTCGAACGGAGGTTTCAGAAATGGCGGATTACGCGAACCCGGATGTTTTGGTAAGCACGGACTGGGTAGAGGAGCATATCGACGACCCCGATATCGTTATAGTGGAATCGGATGAGGACATATTGCTTTATGAAATAGGACACATAACAAATTCGGTGAAATTCGACTGGCAGACCGAACTTCAGGATCAGCTTATAAGGGACTACGTTAGCAGGGAGGATTTCGAGGCACTGCTTTCGGAAAAAGGCATTTCAAACGACCACGCGGTGGTTTTCTACGGGGACAGGAGCAACTGGTGGGCCTGCTACGCATTCTGGACCTTCAAGGTGCTTGGACATAAAAAATGTCTTATAATGGACGGTGGCAGGCAGAAATGGGTCGACGAGGGAAGAGATATGGTAAAAGAGGTTCCCGAAAGACCGAAAACCGATTACAAAGTGTCGGCTGTCGATGAGTCGATAAGGGCTTTTCGCGATGACGTCCTTGGACACATGAACTCGGACAAGCCGCTTGTCGATGTCCGTTCCCCGAAGGAATATTCGGGAGAACTGCTTCACATGGAGGCTTACCCTCAGGAAGGCGCGCTTCGCGGAGGACATATTCCGGGTGCGGTAAACGTCCCTTGGGCTACGGCCGCCAATGAGGACGGAACTTTCCGCTCGGCCGATGAGCTTGTCGAGATATACGAAAAGGGGCAGGGGCTAAGCAAGGATCAGGACGTGATTGCCTACTGCAGGATAGGGGAGCGCTCTTCTCACACCTGGTTTGTTCTTACCTATCTTCTCGGGTTTGAGAGCGTCAGGAATTACGACGGCTCGTGGACCGAGTGGGGGAACCTTGTAAGGGCTCCGATAGAAAAATAAAAGGAGAAACGTTTTTTGCGTGAATGAGAAAGGATGTGGTCTTACGGGTCCGCATCCTTTTTTTTTGAGATTGCGGGGAAATGGCCAGCATAGATGAAATAGTCAGGGAATTTCAAGGGGCGGACCGTCAGGAAATGATAGAGCTCCTGATAGATTATTCGGAAGACCTTCCTGAGATTCCAAGGAGGTTCGCCGAACGTGTGGACAGAGACCTCCACCAGGTGCACGAGTGTGAAACCCCGGTTTTTATCTGGGTCGAGATAGAAGACGGCAAGGCCCGCATATTCGCTGACGTCCCGGAACCGTTTCCGACCGTGAGGGGACTTGTGTCGATTCTCGTGAGCGCCTTTGACGGTCTGAGCCCTGAGGAGATCGAATCCGCGCCGGTGGACTTTATCTCCCAGCTCGGAGTGGCCCAGAAACTCGGGATAAGAAGAGTAAGGGGTCTCAGCGCGGTTTATGCGAGGATAAAAAACGAGGTAAAAAGGCACGGTGCGGTCACATGATTGAAGAAGAAAGAATGAAAATGATCATGGATCACTACGAAAATCCGAGAAACTTCGGTCCGCTTGAGAGCCCCACGGTGACTCTTAGGGGAGGCAACCCGAATTGCGGAGACACTCTGAATATCTATATTCGCACGGCCGATGGGGGAGTCATAGAAGATATAAGTTTTGACGGGGAAGGTTGCACGATAAGCCAGGCTGCAGCTTCTGTTCTTACGGAATTTATAAAGGGAAAGACCGTGGAGCGGATCGGAGAGCTCGACTCCGACTACCTAAGGGAACTTTTCGGCAAGGATATCATGGTAACCCGCCCGAAATGCAGCCGTCTCGCCCTTGAAACCCTCAAATCATGGGCAAGGGATTTCAAGAGGGGAAAAACCGCCTGATTTTTGGTATAATTCACTTTATCACTCAACCAGACTCAAGGAGATTCAAACGATGAAAAACGGCAAACTCGACAAAACGGTTCTGAACGAGAGAATTGAGGAAGCACTTAAATACCCGCTTTTCGATTCCATATTCAACAGGCGTTCAAGGAGATTCGGCCTTGGAATGGAGCTTAAGGACAGCACCCTTGAGTTCAAGTCGAAATATGATCCCGTGCCCCTTACCGAAGTGGAGGAAGCACTTCTGGTGTGGGCCGGAACGGGGCTAACCGGGCTTTGCCTAGCCGACCTGCCGCCGGAGAACGGGATAGACCTTCTCTGCCAGTGGACGGGAAGAACCTGGCCTTCTGCGTGCAACAACCACGGGACTGAGCTTTTTTTCACAAATGACAACGGCCTCTACCACGTGGACGTGAAGAACATGCTTCCCAAGGAGCATGAGATCGATCTGTTTTTCAAGCTCTCCCGCGAGGAGAAAATCGCGAGGGTCCTGGAACTTTACAGGGAAAGCCTTAACAAACTTGAGGACGGAAGGGCGGACATGCCCGATAAGATGCCGGGGCTTTTCGAGTTTAACCAGTGGAATGCAAACAAGCCCGGCTCCACGCTTTTTGTTCCGGTCACGGACGTAACTGAGGAATATCTGAATCTTCTTACCCTTTACTGTGCTCACAGCTACGGATTCACGATTATCGACGATCTTACCGGGAAGCCCGCGGGCGTTGAGAAGTGGGTGGAGAGTGGCAGGCTCAAGGGTGATATCAAGCTTTCTCTGTTTGACCTTGAAGTAAGAATCCTAACGGGACTTAACGTTGAGCAGGCGTTTATTACGCAGAACATGGCCCTTGCCCTCCAGCCTTTGGGACTTGCCGGATGGGCGTTTACGGGCTTCATACCGAGATTTGCCATGGGAGCCGCCCCGAACCTGTTCAAAGGGCTCGGATTCCGGTTTATCCAGCCGAAAAAGGGTACGATCGATCCTCCCACTACCGTTCCCGTGGGAAAAGACGGGGTTTTCGAAGCCTACTGTCCGCCTTACTACGAGAACATGGATGATGCGATTGATCACTTCTTGGCCCACAAGTGGAAAGCTTGGGAATCCGACAAGCCTTTTCCTTATACGGAACCCGACAGGCATCTCATGAAGGCCCCAAGACCGACGGAGACCACCATGCAGATTGTAAGGGATGTCGCGAACTACATTTATGACACTTACGGCAGATTTCCCGCGTTTATTGATCCCATGTACATGAGATTAGTTTTTCAGGCGATGCACATAGACGTGGATTTCTACGACCAGTATTATCCGAAAGGGTCTTATTCGGACAGGCATCTCCAGGCTTTTCTCGAGAACAATCCGGATCAGAGAGAGCGGTTCGAAAAGTAGCATCTGCCCTGTGCGTAGAGTTTAACTCGGTTTGGGGTAGGGGAGAAAACCAGCCATGCGCGTAGCGATTATCGGAAATGGGGTGACCGGAGTTGCAGCTGCCCTGAGCATACGCAGGCTCCAGCCCGACTGGGAGATCGTCATGATCTCGGGGGAGTCCTCCTTTCACTATTCCCGCCCGGCGCTCATGTACATATTCATGGGCCACATGAGCTACAAGGACACCAAGCCCTACGAGGACAGTCTCTGGAGGAAAAACCGCATTGATTTGATAAGGGGCTGGGTTGCCGAAATCGATGCTGCCGGAAAAAAGCTCATTATGCACGAAAAAGATCCCGTTTCGTTCGATAAGCTGCTTATCGCCACGGGATCCAAATCAAACAAGTTCGGGTGGCCCGGTCAAGATCTCGGAGGAGTACAGGGCCTCTACAGCCTTATGGATCTCAGGCTTCTTTACGAGAACGTAAAAGGAGCCCGAAGCGCCGTTATAGTTGGAGGGGGCCTGATCGGGATCGAACTTGCCGAGATGCTCCATTCTCGCAATATCCACGTCACATTCCTGGTGAGAGAAGAGTCCTACTGGACTAACGTTCTTCCGATTGAGGAATCACAGATGATAAACCGCGTGATTCTGGAGCAGGGGATCGATCTCAGGCTCTTAACGGAACTTAAGGAGATAGTAGGGAACGATTCCGGAAGAGTGCGGGGAGTTGTGACTAACAAAGAGGAATTCATAGAATGCCAGATCGTCGGTCTCACTGCGGGGGTAAGTCCCAACGTAGCCCTTGCCAAGGCAAGCGGGATAAAGACAGGGAGGGGGATTCTAGTTGACTGGAGTTTCAGTACCGATACCCCGGATGTGTTTGCTGCCGGGGACTGCGCCGAGATAATCACCGAGGGGGAGGGAAGGAACCTTATTCAGCAGGTCTGGTACACGGGCAAGAACCAGGGAAAAGTGGCGGGAGAGGTAATAGCCGGCCGACACAGCGTGTATGACCCGGGGATATGGTATAACTCGGCCAAGTTTTTCGATCTTGAGTACCAGACTTACGGTACAGTGAGAAACCTTCCCGTTGAAGGGGAGGACAATTTTTACTGGGAGCATCCCGACCATGGCCGTTCAATAAGAATCGTTACAAAGGGCGGAGTTGTCTGCGGCATAAACGTCATGGGCCTTCGCTACAGCCACAGGGTTTGCGAGAGCTGGGTGGCGGAGAAGAGATCCCTTGACTATGTGCTCGATCATCTGGGGGATGCCAATTTCGATCCGGAATTCTACGAAAAATGCGAAGCGGAAATAATAAAGGAGATAAGGAAACAGGCAGCCTGATGGAACAAGATGTTATAGATTACGATTTTGACGAAGAAGCCCTCGGTTTTGAGGAGCCGGAGAAGGCCCCGGACAAGCCGCTTGGAACCGGAGAAAAGATCTCTCTTGCCGTTTTGGGCTTCGGAATACTGATGTTTGCCCTTCAGTCCATGGGCATGCCTCCAGGCGGTACGTGGGCCGGATTTCTCCTGGTATTCCTTCCCGTTTCCTTCGGTACGGCGTTTTACTTCTACCTTAACTTCAAGGGCACCGTTTCCGGAATAAAGCATGATAACATCTACTTCAGAGGGTTAACCAGCAGGGGGGTTCTCGGCTGGCTTGTCGGCATTGTGTTCACCGGTTTCTACATAGCTCTCTACTGGTTTCCCGAATACTTGGCGGGGGGAATAAAGATCGTAAACCCGCTTTCTCTGGCCCTTTCAGGTTCTCCTGCCAACAACTGGTTTTTCTACGGTTTTCTCTACACCTTGGCCGTTTTCATTTTCGGAGTAAGAATGTTCATGAAATACAGGCATAATCGCTACCAGAAAATAAGAACGGCTTCCGTTATGTTTTTCCAGCTTGGGTTCGCCTTTCTTATCCCCAACCTACTTATGCTCTTTAACCAGCCCGAGTTCTACCTAAGCTACTTTTGGCCGCTTAAACCTGAATACTTGTTCCCGGGCACTTTAAGCTATTTCGTTAATCATCCCG encodes:
- a CDS encoding SufE family protein; protein product: MASIDEIVREFQGADRQEMIELLIDYSEDLPEIPRRFAERVDRDLHQVHECETPVFIWVEIEDGKARIFADVPEPFPTVRGLVSILVSAFDGLSPEEIESAPVDFISQLGVAQKLGIRRVRGLSAVYARIKNEVKRHGAVT
- a CDS encoding iron-sulfur cluster assembly scaffold protein, producing MIEEERMKMIMDHYENPRNFGPLESPTVTLRGGNPNCGDTLNIYIRTADGGVIEDISFDGEGCTISQAAASVLTEFIKGKTVERIGELDSDYLRELFGKDIMVTRPKCSRLALETLKSWARDFKRGKTA
- a CDS encoding FAD/NAD(P)-binding oxidoreductase, producing the protein MRVAIIGNGVTGVAAALSIRRLQPDWEIVMISGESSFHYSRPALMYIFMGHMSYKDTKPYEDSLWRKNRIDLIRGWVAEIDAAGKKLIMHEKDPVSFDKLLIATGSKSNKFGWPGQDLGGVQGLYSLMDLRLLYENVKGARSAVIVGGGLIGIELAEMLHSRNIHVTFLVREESYWTNVLPIEESQMINRVILEQGIDLRLLTELKEIVGNDSGRVRGVVTNKEEFIECQIVGLTAGVSPNVALAKASGIKTGRGILVDWSFSTDTPDVFAAGDCAEIITEGEGRNLIQQVWYTGKNQGKVAGEVIAGRHSVYDPGIWYNSAKFFDLEYQTYGTVRNLPVEGEDNFYWEHPDHGRSIRIVTKGGVVCGINVMGLRYSHRVCESWVAEKRSLDYVLDHLGDANFDPEFYEKCEAEIIKEIRKQAA
- a CDS encoding sulfurtransferase is translated as MADYANPDVLVSTDWVEEHIDDPDIVIVESDEDILLYEIGHITNSVKFDWQTELQDQLIRDYVSREDFEALLSEKGISNDHAVVFYGDRSNWWACYAFWTFKVLGHKKCLIMDGGRQKWVDEGRDMVKEVPERPKTDYKVSAVDESIRAFRDDVLGHMNSDKPLVDVRSPKEYSGELLHMEAYPQEGALRGGHIPGAVNVPWATAANEDGTFRSADELVEIYEKGQGLSKDQDVIAYCRIGERSSHTWFVLTYLLGFESVRNYDGSWTEWGNLVRAPIEK